The Lucilia cuprina isolate Lc7/37 chromosome 5, ASM2204524v1, whole genome shotgun sequence genome includes a window with the following:
- the LOC111681329 gene encoding neuropeptide-like 3, with product MFKLVVLCALLAVAAARPGYLSAHGPLLYSAPATVIHEPAYAKVGAIVKSIPTAVSHQSISQVHSSAHVVQPIVAPVVKTTIAAAPILHAAPVVHAPAISYAAHGLHLPSW from the exons atgttcaaattg GTGGTGTTGTGTGCTCTTCTTGCTGTAGCTGCTGCTCGTCCTGGTTACTTGTCAGCTCATGGACCTTTGTTGTACTCAGCTCCCGCAACTGTAATCCACGAACCAGCTTATGCTAAAGTTGGAGCCATTGTTAAATCCATACCAACTGCTGTCTCACATCAATCCATTTCCCAGGTGCATAGCTCAGCCCATGTTGTACAACCCATTGTTGCTCCTGTTGTCAAAACAACCATTGCTGCTGCACCTATTTTACATGCTGCCCCAGTTGTTCATGCTCCTGCCATTTCTTATGCAGCTCATGGTCTTCATTTGCCATCCTGGTAA
- the LOC111681320 gene encoding uncharacterized protein LOC111681320, with product MFKLVVLSALFAVALARPGLYESEKLVYSAPAYASVVQQEHGYAHVGSIVKSVPSAVSHQSQSVVHGSAHYVEDVLAPAVKSTEYTTKTLVAPVIKTYTAPAYVKTVSTPVVHKSYAEAAPVLYKSW from the exons atgtTCAAGTTG GTGGTGTTGTCTGCTTTATTCGCCGTTGCCTTAGCTCGTCCTGGTTTATACGAATCTGAGAAGTTGGTATATTCCGCTCCTGCTTATGCCTCGGTTGTGCAACAAGAACATGGTTATGCTCACGTTGGTTCCATTGTAAAATCTGTACCATCAGCTGTCTCTCATCAAAGCCAATCCGTTGTCCATGGTTCTGCTCACTACGTAGAAGATGTTTTGGCTCCTGCTGTCAAGAGCACCgaatatacaacaaaaactttagtTGCTCCTGTGATTAAAACCTATACCGCTCCTGCTTATGTTAAAACTGTTTCAACTCCAGTTGTTCATAAGTCTTATGCCGAAGCTGCTCCCGTTTTGTATAAGTCTTGGTAA
- the LOC111681327 gene encoding uncharacterized protein LOC111681327 has product MFKLVVLSALFAVVLARPGLYSSESLVYSAPAYASVVQQEHGYAHVGSVVKSVPSAVSHQSQSVVHSSAHVVEDVLAPAVKSTEYTTKSLVAPVVHTYAAPAYVKTVAAPVVYKTYAEAAPVLYKSW; this is encoded by the exons atgttcaAGTTG GTGGTGTTGTCTGCTCTATTCGCCGTTGTCTTAGCTCGTCCCGGTTTATACTCATCCGAATCTTTGGTATATTCTGCACCTGCTTATGCCTCGGTTGTACAACAAGAACATGGTTATGCTCATGTTGGTTCTGTTGTAAAATCTGTGCCTTCTGCTGTCTCTCATCAAAGCCAATCCGTGGTCCATAGTTCAGCTCATGTAGTAGAAGATGTTTTGGCTCCTGCTGTCAAGAGCACTGAATATACTACAAAATCTTTAGTTGCTCCTGTTGTTCACACATATGCCGCTCCTGCTTATGTTAAAACTGTTGCTGCTCCAGTAGTTTATAAGACTTATGCTGAAGCTGCTCCCGTTTTGTACAAATCCTGGTAA
- the LOC111681338 gene encoding uncharacterized protein LOC111681338, with amino-acid sequence MLNKVTFALCLAFVALTSARPGYLHGHHHAHLDYPLLHHEPLHVAKYVHVPAAISHQSSTVIHSAPIIKPVVVPVVKHVLPIVKTYHAAPIIKTIHPAPLHYDPFYHHHFDHHDFHHYH; translated from the exons atgttAAACAAAGTG ACTTTCGCCTTGTGTCTAGCCTTTGTGGCTTTGACCTCTGCCCGTCCTGGCTATTTGCATGGTCATCATCATGCTCATTTGGATTATCCCTTGCTGCATCATGAGCCTTTACATGTTGCCAAATATGTCCATGTGCCAGCTGCAATATCCCACCAAAGTTCAACTGTTATACATAGTGCTCCTATTATTAAGCCTGTTGTGGTGCCTGTTGTTAAACATGTTTTGCCCATAGTAAAAACTTATCATGCTGCACCAATTATCAAAACTATACATCCTGCTCCTTTGCATTATGATCCCTTCTATCATCATCATTTTGATCATCATGATtttcatcattatcattaa